The Penaeus monodon isolate SGIC_2016 chromosome 17, NSTDA_Pmon_1, whole genome shotgun sequence genome contains the following window.
tgaaggtgcaggcaaagaaCGTGCAAAAGTGCAAAAAATCCGTAAATGCAGTTTTAGTTCATGAAAATATTACGTCATGGACTCTAGGGTATTTCTTGTGGCATAGAACTTTAATTCTGTTGCTGTTATGTTCTGACAAGGTGCGAGCTCACTCATTCTCATACACGAGTGAACTAAGGCTGGAATCTCAAAAGATGGCCTTGGATGAAAAATAGTCAGTACTATCCATACAAACATTTAATATCggtagtaatgatatataattaaaacaattactAAATATCTAATTCAATCTACAAAGTGAAGAAGGTTAGATGCAGCAAATATTGACATTATAAAAACAATGCTTCCCCGCAGTAGCGCCAAGAAAGCCATAGAAAATTCAATTAGAACACTGATAGGCGGCACGGTATACTATTGCAAATGTGACAGGAGTAGCCATACAATATAGTGGATATCACACGATATCGAAAAGAAATGAATATGATAAGGGCAATGCAGTATCCCAGCTGGATGAAATACCAGCTTCAACTCTAAAGCAAAAGCCATGGGAAAATGTCTGGACTTCAACATGGAACAGATGGAAATGACGGTTGGCCCGGCATTGCTAAGATATCCCTTGTAACTTCTAttgcaagaaaatgaaaatgcataTTCTGTAATACGCTTACTTTCGTAATAAAACGAAGAATAACTTATTTTCTACATTATGCAAAATTTCTGGTAGATATGATCCATACCAATTATGTCATTACCACGTGCAGCACGGCCACCGAAAGGAAATGTTGGTGCACAGCTGTTGGTCACTCGTGTATGAACTcttgatgagcgaacaccttgtttaaacgcagtaacaataaatactaagtcttgtgccacaagagctaccctggagcccggggcctctcgtctcgcttgacattattGTTCCTGAGTTTCCGAAAGGAAATGTTGGTGCACAGCTGTTGGAGTTTCCGACACTTGTTTACCGACGGTACTGAATGGCTATAGATTTCCTAATGTGATTAGGTACCATTAGAGCCTGTGTGTAAGCCACGAAGAATTGAGATATTCCTTACAAACCCcaaatattgaatataaaataaattaaaaaatatctacTCCTACTTTGATGTAGTAAGGGAGAAAATCAGTCTCGTGATATACAAACTGACAGCGATGtcatatatttttagaaatgCTTTTTTCAACAATATgcaaatgtaaaagaaaaggcTGCAGGCACCAAATGACTGCTGTTTGATTACGGACACAAGAAAGTTATgcaatgttttctttatttagttaTAGAAGTACTTGCAGTAATATCTGTTAATTACAATTTTCTAAATAGTAAATTCTAGCATTACAATcaatgtgtattttgtataacTATATGACTTAATACGTACTTGTTCTCTGTGTCTTGGTAAATCGAGCTATTTGAAACATGGGCATCAAGGTATATGGAAATAATACTTCTATCCATTGCtatatttttgtttgcttatttgtttgagTCACACAGCCAATTTATCTTTCATTACATGGTTGTGAGAAACTAAAACTGTACCCTATTTTCTGTCGTTCTATTCACTACAGGCAAAGTTTACCTTGTACCATACGGTTGTGTGAAACGGACACTATATCCTACTTTGTTATGCTGATCCGTCTATCtgttaattattttaacagtagtaACTATTTGCTGTTAAATGAAAATTCAACATTTTTTCACGAGTTCCCCTTAACGTTTAGTAAAGAAAACGTTCAAACAAGAAGTAACTCAGATCAATTATCgtgcatttttttctgtcatcaaATTCTGGCCTGAAATCCACattaatacgaaaaaaatactaatggTTCTTACTGACCCATAGGTGCATCTCAAACATTGGATATACTTGACACAATGCAACGTGTCATTTATCACATAATTGTCATCGATAACTTGTTAATATATCCTCAACCATCACAAACATtgtcacaataaaaataaacaaataaataagtacttTTCAGAAATGGGgtgtgttattgattttttttcattccatgtaAAATTTGCATATTACAGTCAACTTGATTATGAAAGAGGAATAATTTTCATTGTTCACAAATCTAAcaatatttttcaaaacatttGTATTTACTTGTACTACAGCAAGCACTTTACTGAACGTGttcacacaataaataataataataataataataataataataataataataataataataataataataataataataataataataataataataataataataataacaacaacaacaacaactagaaCGAAATGATGAAAGCACATGAATTTTCTCCACCAAACCTTTTCAACTGGACAATAGTTTCAACGAGGCCAGTGACCATTTTATAAAATAGGTTATGAAGAAATATGTAACATATGAAATATGCACCTCACACATATGCTGttcttttattaaaaacatgGCAACATGATGTCACCTTAATGTGGAAAGTGGGTAGTGTGCTTACCTCACCTCATTAAGTTTCTTCCTTAATTTCCGGAcatgtctttatatttttgtccCGATTAACACTGGGATATAAATTTACGATCAATTGCATATTGCTAAGCTTCAgcattaattataaaatactctccctctatctcctttcctctcatcgcGTGTGGTTCTAACTGGATATCCAATCCCGTCTTTGTATAACACTTTATCAATGGTTCGTAACCTTGTTACTACCACGCCTCCTCTAGGAATTTGTCCTTTCCTCCACGCCTACCTTGCATCTGTGAATATAATTCCgtcccagattttaaagaaaattattcacATGTTCCTagtatttttattgaatataacttagtcacattattattaaacttagtATTTGACCgtgctctcgttaagagaatacCAAATCAAATCAGATAAATTCTGTATTTTCCCAAGGGCTCACGCTCCTTTGGAAATTGCTATTTGACGCTATGTTTCTCTTGGGCTTGTTTACCATGCACCACTAATTACTACGgaaaaagtattatattttaatactatgccgtccctccccttcttttctttgtgtCGCTCTCTCGCAATTAACATGGGTAATCAACAACTATTATGGACAACGACTGGTGCAGTACATCCTAAGAAGGGGCCCAGTTTTTCTTGCCAGTTAGCACACCTGCTAAATAAACTAACTCACCATGAACCAATGAAGGCGTAGTGATGTGTGTGCTGCCTACGAAATACAGCTTAAATAGATCAGACCAGGTCTATCTGCCATGATTACTTTTGTCGAACGTGATCGGTACTTAAAATTACCATTATGCCAGCATAAATCACATCTTGCTGTTTGTATGATTAAAATTAAGTGAATTAGTAATCAAAAGTGGAAACTAACACAGATTGGCTGGGAGCAATTACACTTACAGCAATGTGATTTTCTATGTAAGCCTATCAGATCACTTATTGTGTATGTACCCATGAATAGGATAAATGTGCCACAGATTGGGAACCCCTGGCTTAGATACCAAGAAGCATTTAGAAGTGTACACTTACAccttgagtgtgtgtgcgtaagagGGAGTTTACAAAGTTTCAATAAGTCCCAAATGGATATCATAGTTGCACGATCTCTGAGCAGATCCaactatgatgatgaaaaaagatttCTACCGAAAATGCTTAGTAGAATCACTGCCAAACAGCATTAAAGACGTTTCCACGAGGCATTGTCTTCTATAAATCCAAACCGGTTATAACACAATTATCTGGAGATAACTCACACTGAcccgtttattatcattattattattattattattttaatacacagACGTATACAGAAAATTGCCTAGGCGGACGACAGACTGGGATCTATGTAGGAGGGTTTTACCTGCCATGCAGAAATAGGAATAGCAGCTCGTATGTCTCAACCCAGGGTATACTGCTGGTCAAGAATATCCAAGAAAAACTCTTCGAGAACCCGAAGGAGCAGGGCCATAATTTTAGCAATGAACACGTGATAGAATGTGGTTAATTGTGCCTCATACTTTTGCTCGAGTTGTCCGTATTCGCTCCCTTTGACTTAAGATGGAAGTGATACAACGGTGACAGTAAGCTATATCTGGCAGTGTGGGTCACTGCTGGTCTCCGGCAAGGTCTTTATAAGTATATGCTTCTATAGACCTTGGTCTCCGCTTGACCTACGATCCGTGCGACGTAATTTACTTTCGGTTCTAGTTTGCCTATGACTATAGCGAGGTCTTGGTTTCAGTTAGGCTAGGTGGAAGGAAACGAAGCCGCACAATCGGTTTCGCGAGGCATGACCGACGCGAAGAACACCTTTTTCCAAGCGCGGTGCTTCGTAGAACCAAATGGAACTGCGTAGCGCAGATTGCGGGTCGCCTGGATTCAGCGTCGCGGTGACATGCGTACGTTCGGGGACCCACATTCCGCCAGACGCATGTTCCTAGAACTACGGTATAAAcaagatatacataatattgaaTGAAGATAAAATACCCATTTGTGGATAGGTGTAATTACTGGACAGGTTGAATGCATTTATGTAACCAGTACTATTAGATTAcactatgtatatgtttattacaaGGTATGAAAGATATGTTACAAACATTCACGATACAGCTTTCCGGCAGATGTGAACCATGTAAAGTAGTTCAGCCCGTATGGTAATAAGAACAAACAATAATACCCATCTTATTGTTGACAAGCATGTCTGTGGACTTTCCGACTATGATTAAGACCATGTGTTGATACGCATTTCGTCATTTCGTCAGCATTTCCCGTATCACTTCAGTGTCTCATTGCTCATTATTTTCGTTGCTAGTGCTCAGCTGAAACTGCTTATAGACCCTTATTAGACCCTTTAAGAACAGGCATTGTTTTTAGTACAAGAGGCTGTGAGTAGAGTATCAAGAGAAAATACTTTTGAGGCGTCATTCGGATTCTGAGAAGTCACTTATGAGCGAgggtttattattactgttactgttatagtGACTAGTGGTgttgttaaaactttttttctttttaattttatattagcgttcttatcttattttcgttattgttactgATCCTATTATTAGAAGAGTTATCATTGGTGTGAGCctgataattaccatcattattgttaatgttaatgtttgcTTCTGTATGTTATGGTAACTGGTATAACCATTGTTGATAATTTCAtggtcattattagtattaccatcatcatggcttattgatgttgttattacagtGTCAGTTTAGATATCGTAATCTGTGCTTAGAAATTATTTgtcattaatatgtattttattaattttcagtatatacatgtgtgtgtgtgtgtgtgtgtgtgtgtgtgtgtgtgtgtgtgtgtgtgtgtgtgtgtgtgtgtgtgtgtgtgtgtgtgtgtgtgtgtgtgtgtgtgtgtgtgtgttatattgtgtgtgtgtgtgtgtgtgtgtgtgtgtgtgtgtgtgtgtgtgtgtgtggtgtgtgtgtgtgtgtgtgtgtgtgtgagatatatatatgtatatatatacatacttacatatatatatatatatatatatatatatatatatatatatatatatacatacatacatacatacatacatactcatatttgtgtgtgtgtgtgtgtgtgtgtgtgtgtgtgtgtgtgtgtgtgtgtgtgtgtgtgtgtgtgtgtgtgtgtgtgtgtgtgtgtgtgtgtggtgtgtgtgtgtgttttgcgtgtgcgtgtgcgtgtgtattatgtataatataatatatatatattaatatatatatataattaataaaatattatattattatatatttattattattatttttatattatttatatatatttaatatatattatattaattatattattatatttatattatatatatatatatatatttatatatatatatatatatatgtatatgtatattatataatatatgtatatataatgtatatgttattttatgtatatatgtagtatatattatatatatatgtatatatttatatatgtatatatatatatatatattttttatatatatatatatatatatatatattatatatatatatatatatatatatatatatatatatatatatatatatatatattttttatatatatatatatatatacacacagacacacatatacatgctcaGAGTTTGTTATGTGttgaaatttatatttgtatcctgttttttttccattttagttaCATACTTCTTTCAGCAAATGCCAATAAGGTTTTCTTACTTCTGTGGAACATATTCTCTTTAGCCATTCTAGAATTATCTCCTTTGATACAGGTCATATGCTAACAAGGAAGCTAAGATTCTTCAGATGTTTCAAAATTTTGGCAAGAAGAGATTGTGGAAGGTGGGAGACCCAGATCCTCAGAAGGAATATGACAGATGTGTCCAAGGGGCAAAACTGGAGGTCTCGAGAAACAACATATGCATTGGTAATTAAAATGAGgtcaataaaagaaatttaacatTAACAAACTGCCTAGTCATTGAAACTGACATATGTTTAAATGCATTCACAGACGGATTGAAATACGTTTGTAGAAGTAGCAGTATTGAAAGAAGTGTAACACTAAGTATTTGCTAAAATAACTCAACTTGATGTACCAGTTCATTGTAATGAAATTAATGTTAAATCTACAGGTAAACAACTTGGCACTGGAACCTATGGTCCTTCTTTCAAGGCCAAATTGACAGACCACCATAGTGGGTCTTCAGATATTGTGGTTAAAAAGCATAAGATTCCAAAGGATAGGTGCACTGGTCATGAGGTCTTTGAAGAACTCAGAGTGAGGCTACACATTGGAAAACATGTTAACATTGTTAATTTGATTGGGGTCAACACTTTGAATATTTCCAAAGGTGAGGTGATTAATGCACCATTTTACTTGATGTATGTTAATATTTAATGCATATTTTCTTCACCAAGAAGAACAAAACTACAAATCATGTTTTAAGTAATGAGAAGtcataattcacttttttttttcctgaaaaagagTTTTGGTATACCAGTTTCACTGAATAAGAAAGTGAATAGCAAGAATGTTATAATAGCTAGTGTCTTCAATACAGGTAAACTGTGGATGCTCTTAGAATACTGTGAGTTAGACATCTTGTCCTTTCTGCGAAGGAACCACAGTCGCTACAAAGAGGAGGGGCATGGAAGTTCAGCAACAAGACAGCATGGTGGGCATATATTTGATTGGTGATTATATTGTTTGGAGCTGCGGATGCAGTTGAGTTAAAGCAAATGAAGTTTCTTATTCATATAAGTGAACTGGGGCTATTGTAATGGCTTTTCTAGTACAAGAACATTTTATTGAAATGTATTAACCTAATGCCaccgggcatggcatgtatgtacatgccatgcccactgtgactttactttattatttgtttttacacatagatgctacacttgtactaagtcaccaacgAGCCAATTAAAGTACTACCAGCCTcgcccatttacccttttccttgatttacaaacaCATTTTACATTACCTTATTTTGCtgttgataatgtttataatattttagtaattataatgtctacaataaatataacaacatcaatattcacaggattagaaaaaaaaaaaaaaaaaaaaaaaactgacaattcagggaaaggtgaaatcatgtaaggtcacaaggtctactaattgactcctgtgtggctaagcactagcagtgCCATCTATATAcggagacatttcacacacacacacacacacacacacacacacacacacacacacacacacacacacacacacacacacacacacacacacacacacacacacacacacacacacacaaaaaaaaaaaaaaaaaatgagcacagcatttcccTGGTGGCATTGGGCTAAAGCCGAACAACAGCAGTAATTCTATTATATTCATGTGAAGGATCATTCTTTGAaactatttccttcatttttgacAGATAATGATCCAGAATCCAGTGTTGTTAGCAAAATTCCAAGTATACATAAAGATTTAGACAGAAGATGTCTTTTGCTGTGGGGATGGCAGGCAGCAGAAGGCATGGATTTCTTAGCAAGTAAAAGTGTATGTTTCAAGAGTTATGGTTTTAGTTTAATTTATATCTCTGTTATCACAGTTTTAAAAGGAAGAAGCTTTCTAAGCTAATAAATATGGGAGATATTTTCATTGTGTAAGGAacttttaatgtattatattaatttatgttaacTTCTTtgctattttatatttgtaactagaaaaaaaataattttcacctTCCATAAGGATATATCTGAATATGGTATCTAGTTTTATTATGAACATTTAACCCCAAAAGATGATAAAGTTTAGAGATTCAAGTGTCcacaggaggaaaggaaaatttagCAGGTAAACTGACTTTTACTATACCACACAGACCCAAGTACAGCATTGATGTATAATATCTGTATAAGGTAACAGTAAATACCATGATACCACGTTTTGTCAATTACCATATATCATCTTAAAGGTTAAATTGTTAACTTGATAACTAGTTTATTGATTTTGTAGTGTTACTTTGTTCTATATTGTAATGTTTTTCAGTGTTTTCTTGGTTTTCCAATTTATGTTTCCTCTGGAAAAtgtatcttatttattaattattttatccttGATTGtatctctattatttatatacgtttgtgtgtgtgtgtgtgtgtgtgtgtgtgtgtgtgtgtgtgtgtgtgtgtgtgtgtgtgtgtgtgtgtgtgtgtgtgcttgtgtgtatgtgtgagtgtgtgtgcttgcgcgcacgtgtgcgtgcttgcatgtgcatgtgtgcatgcttgcatgtgcatgtgtgtttttggtttgtgattttttttacatatacagtgAATTCCAGGTTGTGCATGGAAGTTTATGTGCTGCAAACTTACTACTTACAAGTAATGGTACTGTAAAAGTGACTGGGTTTGAAAGACCACAggagatatacatagatacggAACACATAATTAGAGATGAGGTATGTAAATTTACTTTTTACCATTAGTATTTAAAGGGTTAGAGGATACTTCAACTcatacatgtcatgcccactatgattttaattttcataattgtGTTTACTCATAAATGGCTCTACAAGTACTAAGTCACCATGGCGTCAGTTCTTTGTCCTTTCTGTGTCACGTGCttacccttttctttaattttcagaatgattcttttctgtcttttattgtTGCAACTATTTTAataacatgattatcataatgtcaataataatattatcaaaatcgacagcacttgaaaaaaaaaaaatctgaaaaatacaAGGAATGGGTAAGTCAGGTGAGGTCATATCAGGCATACTAATTTACTTCATGGTGGCTGAGCACTAGTGGAGCCTTCACTGTGCTATGAAATTGACAAAACCATACAGTGTACAGTACACATACCTGTTTGCAGATGGTTGATATATAGTGCAAGAATCTttgagttattttttaaaaactaatgaaCTATACCTGAGTTTTGAATCATTGTAGAACCCCAAAAATACTGGAAtttggtatgattattatttttcagatCTCCCTGTCATTAAAGTGGATGGCAACAGAGACTCTAAGTGATAGAACATTTAGTATCAAGAGTGACATTTGGGCTTATGGTATTGTTCTTTGGGAAATATTTTCTCTTGGTTCGACTCCATATCCAGGCATGTCTGTAACAACAGACTTCATTGACAAGTTAATAAATGGTTTGCGCAATGAAAAGCCAAAATGTGCCAAGGACACTGAGTAAGTCTGGATTACTTTTCATACAGTAGCAGTAATTGGGTAATTTGATAATTAACTGCTCATTTTGctttatgtatttgcatatgtataagattttgtatatctGATGTCTTTAACAGTATTGAAAGAATACAAGGAATTGGAATTcagtttaaatatttataaatactagatgataaagaaaataaagtcaCATTGATTCTGTATCTGTCTTGCCATGAACTCCATCTTCTTCGTCTTGATAATACTGAATCTTTTCTATTTACATTCTCAGGTATAATTTGATGTTGGCTTGCTGGGAGCATGACCCACTATCAAGACCTACTTATTCTGAAATTATACACCAGCTACAAGAGGTTTTAGAAAAGTAGTGTACTCTGAGACAGTCCTGCAGAGCTGACATTCTCCATTGGTGTTCATCAGGATACAGGAAGATTCATATAATGCCTGGTATAAGGAATTCTCTCTCTTAATAGCTAAGGTCTCTTGCAATCAGGTTATCAATGAGTTATGTAGATGTCTGAAGAGGTTAAAGAATATCAAATTTAGAGGTAAACATCTAGACATATTTGTGTTTTTCAGGTTACTTTAGGTGTGAATTACAGAATTTATGCAATGAATGTGTTAAACATAATATGGAAACTGGCTGGAAAAGGAGGCTAGACTTGTAAACCTACagtaaagtgaaaaagaaaatatactttaGTGTTTATTTTCTATCAGCTATGTTACCAGACTCTCCTGCTCCAACTCTGCATACTTCCCACTGTTTTAAAATCTACCACATGTCTAAAGTGATAaaatgcatgtgtctgtgtagaAGATATTCTACTCAAAATCAtagtctttcatatatatgtaatagatatctTGACATAGCTTGTatgaaaccatatatatatattaataagtgtgTTCTCATGTATTTCTCATGTATGTTCAGTATTGTAGTCttttacatacttgtatacatatacaaatactcataaatatatttatacatatacatataaatagatatatgaataaataaataaatatatattgtgtgtgtgtgtgtgtgtgtgtgtgtgtgtgtgtgtgtgtgtgtgtgtgtgtgtgtgtgtgtgtgtgtgtgtgtgtgtgtgtgtgtgtgtgtgtgtgtgtgtgtgtggtttaggaTTGGTTACTCTGGTCGTACCTGGAGTGGCAAGGCTTTGAGTCCTGGTCAGCaaagattatctatctatctatatatatgcatatatatattatatatatatatatatataatatatataatatataatatataataatataatatataaacataatacaatagaatataattacagaataatctaattaattatttgaatcaaaaataatttaatcttattatatatatatatatagatatatatatatattataatattatatatattatattatataataataatatcattaacatatattttatatatatatatataatataataattatatatctatatatatttatatatattacattatatctattatatatatatgatattctatattatgattatttcattatttatatatacaatatataatatatatatatatataataataatagatatataataataatatatatataagatatagctTTATGATATATTGCatttaattagattatatatttgtatattatttatatatgttataattagtatatatgcaatatatatagtatatatgcatatatatatagatatatatatgatatatataatatatattatatataataatatatatatataaatatatatttataaaaataatacataacaaaaacacacatacatacatcaacaaatataccacaaacacactacaatactacatacaacaattatattatatattatatatatatatatattatatatgtattattatatatatgtatatttattatataatgtaatatatatatatatataattatatatgtatatatatatatataagaaaaatatatatatatatatactatatatattgatatataatatatatatatatataatattatatatatatataatatataatatatataatgcattatatatatagataataataatatatattaacatagatatatatgcatatactacatatatatatatacattatattatataatatatatatatatatatataataaataatatacaacatacaacataatacatacaatacatacatatacatacatacatacatacatacaaacatactatatatatattatttatattaatatatgtatatatatatatatatatatatattaatagatatagatatagatatagatataaatatatatctatatctatatatatagatatagatatatataaatatatctatataactatatatatatgtatgtatgtgtatatatatatatatatatatatatatatatatatatatatatatatatatatatatatatatatatatatatatataatacacacacacacacacacacacacacacacacacacacacacacacacacacacacacacacacacacacacacacacacacacacacacacacacacacacacacacacacacacacacacacacacacacacacacacacacacacacactcactcactcactctcactgtatatatgcatgaatcaatatttgtatttatctgcCAGTTGTAACAAATCACAGTATATAAACAATTCTAATAagccataatataataataaagatcattatGAATTAATCATCCCCAAAGCCATATCAGCAACTACAAAGTTCTTATATGAGATAAGCaagcatatttttcattttaataaagtTGAAACAAAGGAATACTTGGTATTCATGAGGGTTTCCCAAAGAAAAGGCAAGAGGCTTCTTTAGAAGCATAATAATACTTTCCTGTGTTCTATCCTGGTACCAAATAGTTgtcaaataataaacaaatatagtacTGATGACAAGAGAAAACTAACAATCTTTGAGTATGGCATAAACTAGATGTGTATATAGGAACT
Protein-coding sequences here:
- the LOC119583507 gene encoding vascular endothelial growth factor receptor 3-like isoform X2; the encoded protein is MFQNFGKKRLWKVGDPDPQKEYDRCVQGAKLEVSRNNICIGKQLGTGTYGPSFKAKLTDHHSGSSDIVVKKHKIPKDRCTGHEVFEELRVRLHIGKHVNIVNLIGVNTLNISKGKLWMLLEYCELDILSFLRRNHSRYKEEGHGSSATRQHDNDPESSVVSKIPSIHKDLDRRCLLLWGWQAAEGMDFLASKSVVHGSLCAANLLLTSNGTVKVTGFERPQEIYIDTEHIIRDEISLSLKWMATETLSDRTFSIKSDIWAYGIVLWEIFSLGSTPYPGMSVTTDFIDKLINGLRNEKPKCAKDTEYNLMLACWEHDPLSRPTYSEIIHQLQEVLEK
- the LOC119583507 gene encoding vascular endothelial growth factor receptor 3-like isoform X1 is translated as MRTFGDPHSARRMFLELRSYANKEAKILQMFQNFGKKRLWKVGDPDPQKEYDRCVQGAKLEVSRNNICIGKQLGTGTYGPSFKAKLTDHHSGSSDIVVKKHKIPKDRCTGHEVFEELRVRLHIGKHVNIVNLIGVNTLNISKGKLWMLLEYCELDILSFLRRNHSRYKEEGHGSSATRQHDNDPESSVVSKIPSIHKDLDRRCLLLWGWQAAEGMDFLASKSVVHGSLCAANLLLTSNGTVKVTGFERPQEIYIDTEHIIRDEISLSLKWMATETLSDRTFSIKSDIWAYGIVLWEIFSLGSTPYPGMSVTTDFIDKLINGLRNEKPKCAKDTEYNLMLACWEHDPLSRPTYSEIIHQLQEVLEK